From the genome of Bacteroides sp. MSB163, one region includes:
- a CDS encoding class I SAM-dependent methyltransferase gives MNKLTIKVCPVCGSAHIERAMTCIDHYASSEAFYLCRCQDCDFLFTQDFPVEAEIGKYYETPDYISHSDTKKGLMNKAYHWVRGYMLGHKARLVAREAHRKEGHLLDIGTGTGYFADTMKRRGWQVEAVERNAQARVFAKEHFGLDVKPDTALQDFAPGSFDVITLWHVMEHLEHLNETWDTLNSLLTEKGVLIIAVPNCSSYDAKKYGAHWAAYDVPRHLWHFTPGTIQRLGAKHEFILAARHPMPFDAFYVSMLSEKYMGHSMSFFRGVLSGTLAWFSALASKERSSSMIYVFRKKQK, from the coding sequence ATGAATAAACTCACCATAAAAGTCTGTCCGGTATGTGGTAGTGCGCATATAGAGCGTGCTATGACTTGCATAGACCATTATGCTTCCAGCGAGGCATTTTATCTGTGCCGCTGTCAGGATTGCGACTTTCTCTTTACGCAAGATTTTCCTGTGGAGGCTGAGATAGGCAAATATTATGAGACTCCCGATTATATTTCCCATTCTGATACGAAAAAGGGCCTTATGAATAAGGCGTACCATTGGGTGCGTGGTTATATGCTGGGGCACAAGGCACGTCTGGTGGCTCGTGAAGCACACCGGAAAGAAGGACATTTGCTGGATATCGGTACGGGAACTGGATATTTTGCCGATACCATGAAGCGGCGGGGCTGGCAAGTGGAAGCAGTGGAGAGGAATGCGCAGGCGCGCGTTTTTGCCAAAGAACATTTCGGTCTGGATGTGAAGCCCGATACCGCATTACAGGATTTTGCTCCCGGAAGTTTTGATGTCATCACTTTGTGGCATGTAATGGAACATCTGGAACATTTGAATGAAACGTGGGATACACTGAATAGCCTGTTGACGGAAAAAGGCGTGTTAATTATTGCCGTGCCCAATTGCTCCTCGTATGATGCGAAGAAATATGGTGCGCACTGGGCTGCCTACGATGTTCCCCGTCATTTATGGCATTTTACGCCCGGCACTATTCAGAGATTGGGAGCAAAGCATGAATTTATATTGGCTGCACGTCATCCGATGCCATTTGATGCATTTTATGTGTCGATGCTAAGCGAAAAGTATATGGGACATTCGATGTCTTTCTTCCGGGGGGTACTCAGTGGTACGTTAGCGTGGTTCAGCGCGTTGGCGAGCAAGGAGCGAAGCAGCTCGATGATTTATGTATTCAGGAAGAAGCAGAAATAA
- a CDS encoding cell division protein FtsX produces MKTKSKNNSVSYFDMQFITSSISTTLVLLLLGLVVFFVLTAHNLSVYVKENINFSIIISDDMKETDILKLQKRLDKEVFVRSTEYISKKQALREQIEAMGTDPQDFLGYNPLHASIEVKLHSDYANTDSIAKIEKEIKKNTNVQEVRYQEDLINMVNENIRNISLMLLGLAVLLAFISFALINNTIRLTIYSKRFLIHTMKLVGASWSFIRRPFLWRNFWIGVLAAVIADGVLWAAAYWLVVYEPDLISVITPNVMLLVSVSVLVFGVCITWFCAYLSINKFLRMKASTLYYI; encoded by the coding sequence ATGAAGACGAAAAGCAAGAATAATTCCGTATCCTATTTTGATATGCAGTTCATTACTTCCAGCATCAGTACGACGCTGGTGTTATTGCTGCTGGGATTGGTGGTGTTTTTCGTACTGACTGCTCACAATCTTTCTGTGTATGTAAAGGAGAATATCAATTTCTCTATTATCATCAGCGATGATATGAAGGAAACGGATATTCTGAAGTTACAAAAAAGACTGGATAAGGAAGTATTCGTACGGTCTACGGAGTATATTTCGAAGAAGCAGGCGCTTCGTGAACAGATTGAAGCCATGGGGACAGATCCGCAGGATTTTTTGGGATATAATCCTCTTCATGCTTCTATCGAAGTGAAGCTGCACTCCGATTATGCGAATACCGACAGTATTGCCAAAATAGAAAAAGAAATAAAGAAGAATACCAATGTACAGGAAGTGCGTTATCAGGAAGACCTGATAAATATGGTTAATGAGAATATCCGTAATATCAGTTTGATGTTGTTGGGATTGGCTGTATTACTGGCTTTCATTTCCTTTGCATTGATCAATAATACCATCCGGCTGACTATTTACTCTAAACGCTTCCTGATTCATACGATGAAGCTGGTAGGTGCGAGTTGGAGTTTTATCAGGCGTCCGTTCCTGTGGCGTAACTTCTGGATCGGTGTGTTGGCGGCTGTCATTGCCGATGGTGTTCTGTGGGCTGCGGCATATTGGCTGGTGGTGTATGAGCCTGACCTGATCAGTGTAATCACACCCAATGTTATGTTGCTGGTTTCCGTATCGGTGCTTGTATTTGGAGTGTGTATCACGTGGTTCTGTGCATACCTGTCTATCAATAAGTTCCTACGGATGAAGGCGAGTACGCTTTATTATATATAG
- a CDS encoding DUF3098 domain-containing protein yields MSKEKFAFDKTNFILLAVAMAVVIIGFILMTGPVSTPTHFEPDIFSARRIKVAPVVCLVGFLLMIYAVLRKPRDKQMNNEGMKNYNS; encoded by the coding sequence ATGAGTAAAGAGAAATTTGCTTTCGATAAAACTAACTTTATCCTGCTTGCCGTTGCAATGGCGGTGGTGATTATCGGTTTTATTCTGATGACAGGTCCGGTGTCTACCCCGACACACTTTGAACCGGATATTTTTAGTGCGAGACGTATTAAAGTAGCTCCCGTGGTATGTCTTGTGGGGTTTTTACTCATGATATACGCTGTATTGCGCAAACCGCGTGACAAGCAAATGAATAATGAAGGAATGAAAAATTATAATTCATAA
- a CDS encoding undecaprenyl-diphosphate phosphatase, translated as MEWFEALILGLIQGLTEYLPVSSSGHLAIGSALFGIQGEENLAFTVVVHVATVFSTMVVLWKEIEWIFKGLFKFQMNDETRYVINILISMVPIGIVGVFFKDEVEAVFGSGLLVVGCMLLVTAALLSFSYYYKPKQKENISMKDAFIIGLAQACAVLPGLSRSGTTIATGLLLGDNKAKLAQFSFLMVMPPILGEGLLDGIKLMKGEEIAGSISTLSLLIGFIAAFVAGCLACKWMINIVKKGKLVYFAVYCAIAGIVTIVLSQMQG; from the coding sequence ATGGAATGGTTTGAGGCGCTCATCCTGGGTTTGATCCAGGGATTGACAGAGTATTTGCCGGTAAGTAGTAGCGGACATTTGGCTATCGGTTCGGCATTGTTTGGTATTCAGGGAGAGGAAAATTTGGCATTTACGGTGGTAGTGCACGTAGCTACGGTGTTCAGTACAATGGTGGTCTTGTGGAAAGAAATCGAATGGATTTTCAAGGGACTGTTTAAGTTCCAGATGAATGATGAAACACGTTATGTAATCAATATCCTGATATCTATGGTGCCTATCGGCATTGTGGGGGTATTCTTTAAAGATGAGGTGGAGGCAGTTTTCGGTTCAGGCCTGCTGGTTGTGGGTTGCATGTTGCTGGTAACGGCTGCTTTGCTGTCATTCTCTTATTATTATAAACCGAAGCAGAAGGAGAACATCTCCATGAAAGATGCGTTCATTATAGGTTTGGCCCAGGCTTGTGCGGTGCTTCCCGGACTTTCACGCTCCGGTACGACGATTGCAACCGGATTGTTGCTGGGTGACAATAAAGCAAAGCTGGCTCAGTTCTCTTTCCTGATGGTAATGCCTCCGATATTGGGTGAAGGGCTGCTGGATGGTATCAAGTTGATGAAAGGAGAAGAGATTGCCGGAAGCATTTCAACGTTATCATTGCTGATAGGATTTATTGCAGCTTTTGTGGCGGGTTGTCTGGCTTGTAAGTGGATGATTAATATTGTGAAGAAAGGAAAATTGGTATACTTCGCTGTTTATTGTGCAATAGCCGGTATCGTAACCATCGTACTGTCACAAATGCAAGGATAA
- the truB gene encoding tRNA pseudouridine(55) synthase TruB encodes MKFKEGEVLYFNKPLGWTSFKVVGHARYHICRRMKVKKLKVGHAGTLDPLATGVMIVCTGKATKRIEEFQYHTKEYVATIQLGATTPSYDLEHEIDATYPTEHITRELVEETLKTFIGEIQQVPPAFSACMVNGKRAYDLARKGEEVELKPKLLVIDEIELLECNLPEIKVRVVCSKGTYIRALARDIGEALNSGAHLTALERTRVGDVRLEDCLDPMDFKEWIDAQEIETEE; translated from the coding sequence ATGAAGTTTAAAGAAGGAGAAGTATTATATTTCAATAAACCGCTGGGATGGACATCGTTCAAGGTTGTGGGACATGCGCGTTACCACATCTGCCGGCGGATGAAAGTAAAGAAGTTGAAAGTAGGCCATGCCGGTACGCTCGATCCTTTGGCAACAGGGGTGATGATTGTCTGTACGGGTAAGGCTACGAAGAGAATAGAAGAGTTCCAGTATCATACGAAGGAGTATGTCGCTACCATTCAATTGGGTGCCACTACCCCCTCTTACGATTTGGAACACGAGATAGATGCCACTTACCCTACTGAGCATATCACGCGGGAGTTGGTGGAAGAAACGTTGAAGACATTTATCGGTGAGATACAGCAGGTTCCCCCCGCCTTTTCGGCCTGTATGGTAAATGGCAAACGCGCCTATGACCTGGCACGTAAGGGCGAAGAGGTAGAGTTGAAACCGAAGTTGCTGGTGATTGACGAGATAGAGTTGCTGGAATGTAATCTGCCGGAAATTAAAGTCCGTGTGGTATGCAGTAAAGGTACTTATATCCGTGCCTTGGCCCGCGACATTGGTGAAGCGCTGAACAGTGGCGCCCATCTTACGGCTTTGGAACGCACCCGTGTAGGTGATGTCCGGCTGGAAGATTGCCTCGATCCGATGGATTTTAAAGAGTGGATAGACGCTCAAGAGATAGAAACAGAAGAATAA
- the queA gene encoding tRNA preQ1(34) S-adenosylmethionine ribosyltransferase-isomerase QueA, translated as MKLSQFKFKLPEEKIALHPTKYRDESRLMVLHRKTGEIEHKEFKDVLNYFDDKDVFIFNDTKVFPARLYGNKEKTGARIEVFLLRELNEELRLWDVLVDPARKIRIGNKLYFGDDDSMVAEVIDNTTSRGRTLRFLYDGPHDEFKKALYALGETPLPHSIINRPVEAEDSERFQSIFARNEGAVTAPTASLHFSRELMKRLEIKGIDFAYITLHAGLGNFRDIDVEDLTKHKTDSEQMIVNEEAVGIVNRAKDLNRQVCAVGTTVMRAIESTVSTDGHLKAYEGWTNKFIFPPYDFTVANAMISNFHMPLSTLLMIVAAFGGYDQVMEAYNVALKEGYRFGTYGDAMLITDK; from the coding sequence ATGAAACTGTCGCAATTTAAATTTAAGCTTCCGGAAGAGAAGATTGCTTTGCACCCTACAAAGTACAGAGACGAGTCGCGCCTTATGGTGCTGCATAGAAAGACAGGTGAGATTGAGCACAAAGAATTCAAAGACGTTCTGAACTACTTTGATGATAAGGATGTGTTCATTTTCAATGATACGAAAGTATTTCCTGCCCGTTTGTATGGCAACAAGGAGAAGACTGGTGCCCGTATTGAAGTGTTCCTTTTGCGTGAGTTGAATGAAGAACTCCGTCTGTGGGATGTGTTGGTAGACCCTGCCCGTAAGATCCGTATCGGCAATAAGCTGTATTTCGGTGATGACGACTCTATGGTAGCTGAAGTTATCGACAATACAACGTCTCGTGGCCGTACGCTCCGTTTCCTCTACGACGGTCCGCACGATGAGTTCAAGAAGGCTTTGTATGCGTTGGGCGAAACTCCGCTGCCTCACAGCATCATCAACCGTCCTGTAGAGGCGGAAGATTCGGAGCGTTTCCAGTCTATCTTTGCCCGTAATGAGGGTGCGGTGACGGCTCCTACTGCGAGTCTGCACTTCAGCCGTGAGTTGATGAAGCGTCTTGAAATTAAAGGTATCGACTTTGCGTATATCACGCTGCATGCCGGTTTGGGTAACTTCCGTGATATTGATGTGGAAGACCTTACGAAGCACAAGACAGATTCTGAACAGATGATTGTGAACGAAGAAGCTGTCGGCATTGTAAATCGTGCCAAAGACCTGAACAGACAGGTTTGCGCTGTAGGTACCACTGTGATGCGTGCCATTGAGAGCACCGTAAGCACAGACGGTCACCTGAAGGCATACGAAGGATGGACTAACAAGTTTATCTTCCCTCCCTATGACTTTACAGTAGCCAATGCGATGATTTCCAACTTCCATATGCCACTTTCCACGTTGCTGATGATTGTTGCCGCTTTCGGTGGTTACGATCAGGTAATGGAGGCGTACAATGTGGCTTTGAAGGAAGGTTACCGTTTCGGTACGTATGGGGATGCGATGTTGATTACGGATAAGTAA
- the folK gene encoding 2-amino-4-hydroxy-6-hydroxymethyldihydropteridine diphosphokinase — translation MYVYFSLGTNLGDKVQNLRLAVQHIEERIGKIVSLSAFYATAPWGFDSDNAFLNAAVCAETSLPPLEILSITQSVEQEMGRTHKSVNGVYSDRVIDVDLLLYDDLILDTPTLKLPHPLMQERRFVMEPLAEIAPDVMHPVLGKTLGDIYRDLTD, via the coding sequence ATGTACGTTTATTTCAGTTTAGGAACCAACCTCGGTGATAAGGTGCAGAACCTCCGTCTTGCCGTGCAACATATAGAAGAGCGGATAGGGAAGATTGTTTCCCTGTCCGCTTTTTATGCTACTGCCCCGTGGGGGTTTGATTCTGATAATGCTTTCCTGAATGCTGCCGTTTGTGCGGAGACTTCACTTCCGCCGTTGGAGATACTTTCCATAACCCAGTCCGTTGAACAGGAGATGGGGCGTACCCATAAATCAGTGAACGGTGTGTATAGTGACCGTGTGATAGATGTCGATTTGTTGTTGTATGATGATCTTATTCTGGATACCCCTACACTGAAATTGCCTCATCCGCTGATGCAGGAACGCCGCTTTGTGATGGAGCCGCTGGCGGAGATTGCGCCCGATGTGATGCACCCGGTATTAGGAAAGACACTGGGGGATATCTATCGTGATTTGACTGATTAA
- a CDS encoding C10 family peptidase, whose translation MKKLLYAVLVATVVIISCTKEDVVLPTLSTTKVPSISYEISESQAKKNLLNYLGKLEKASTKSIQSDIQIGSSEIIKIPYTGKRNTRSVKNNIDINIYNFTLSSPEGKGYALVSGDIRIPQILIFCEQGTLQDTIFNKGLAKYVENTFQNLSNFIDEWEANYAVASTRVAPGRPNLPEQQLLDTISIKDSIGGDTLYREIGILSYSFNELKEVFVPVQWGQGAPYNNNVPMTCNSGKAPAGCVAIAMAQIMAYHKYPPTYNWDLLTSKKQIDTYSSEDATRRIEVARLIADIGSKVHMRYDCYGSGSNIYDANAAFTGYGYKTYGVTPFSIYHEIPGEYGRYHKVYHFNSPIYLRGVNDDDEGHAFVADGRATYIQALWIVQDKYYRGQYVTTDLIFAMPITWGDVGLYLHINWGWYGSSNGWYIFANLSKNDINDFYRDMKVIYDITPNK comes from the coding sequence ATGAAAAAACTACTTTATGCAGTTCTAGTTGCTACAGTTGTAATTATCAGCTGTACCAAGGAAGATGTGGTTCTTCCAACATTATCAACCACTAAGGTGCCATCGATTTCTTATGAAATCTCCGAATCTCAAGCAAAAAAAAATTTATTGAATTATCTTGGAAAATTAGAAAAAGCAAGTACAAAGAGCATACAATCTGACATTCAAATTGGAAGTTCTGAAATCATAAAAATACCCTATACTGGAAAAAGGAATACTCGTTCCGTTAAAAACAATATAGATATCAACATATACAATTTCACATTATCAAGCCCTGAGGGAAAAGGATATGCCTTAGTTTCAGGCGATATCAGGATACCTCAAATTCTAATATTCTGCGAACAAGGAACGCTACAAGATACTATATTCAATAAAGGTTTAGCAAAATACGTAGAAAATACATTTCAAAATCTAAGCAACTTTATTGATGAATGGGAGGCTAACTACGCAGTTGCAAGTACCAGAGTTGCACCTGGTCGCCCCAATTTACCAGAACAACAATTACTGGACACTATAAGTATAAAAGATTCAATAGGAGGGGATACATTATACCGCGAAATCGGTATATTATCTTATTCTTTTAATGAACTTAAAGAAGTTTTTGTACCTGTACAATGGGGGCAAGGTGCTCCATATAACAATAATGTCCCAATGACATGCAATTCAGGTAAAGCACCTGCAGGTTGTGTTGCTATTGCTATGGCACAAATTATGGCATATCACAAATATCCTCCAACATACAATTGGGATTTACTTACATCAAAGAAACAAATTGATACGTATTCTTCGGAAGATGCAACCCGCAGAATAGAAGTAGCAAGACTAATTGCTGATATCGGTTCTAAAGTTCACATGAGATATGATTGCTATGGAAGTGGTTCTAATATCTATGACGCTAATGCAGCTTTCACGGGATATGGATATAAGACATATGGAGTAACTCCATTTTCAATTTACCATGAAATACCAGGAGAATACGGACGCTATCATAAAGTCTACCATTTTAATTCACCCATATATTTAAGAGGCGTAAATGACGACGATGAAGGACATGCATTTGTAGCTGATGGTCGTGCAACTTATATTCAAGCACTTTGGATAGTCCAAGACAAGTATTATCGCGGGCAATACGTAACTACAGATTTAATTTTTGCGATGCCAATAACATGGGGTGATGTAGGTTTATACTTACATATAAATTGGGGTTGGTATGGAAGTTCAAATGGTTGGTACATTTTTGCCAACCTCAGTAAAAATGATATTAATGATTTTTATAGAGATATGAAAGTTATTTATGACATAACTCCTAATAAATAA
- a CDS encoding lysylphosphatidylglycerol synthase transmembrane domain-containing protein, which yields MKNKYRNLFLLFGILAIVIMLCTMDMDCSDIWENVKRIGFWFPVIMMLWFFVYLINTCSWYLIIRDDRKYSVPFWKVCKLSITGFAINYATPGGLMGGEPYRIMELTPYVGVSKATSSVILYVMMHIFSHFWFWFLSIFLYIFLYPVNTFMAILLTAIGAFCLLAIYFFTRGYKNGMAVKTFRFLQKVPFIRKWAHSFVVKQKDTLEQIDSQIALLHSQHKITFYSSLLLELSARILSSLEIYIILSVFTPDVNGWDCVLILAFSSLFSNLIFFFPMQLGAREGGLALAVDGLHMSPALGVYVGLITRIRELLWIAIGMALIKIGNKK from the coding sequence ATGAAGAATAAATACCGTAACTTGTTTTTGCTTTTCGGCATACTCGCCATTGTCATCATGCTTTGTACAATGGATATGGATTGTTCCGACATTTGGGAGAACGTGAAGCGCATAGGCTTTTGGTTTCCTGTAATCATGATGCTGTGGTTCTTTGTCTATCTGATAAATACCTGTTCATGGTATCTGATAATCAGGGACGACCGTAAATATAGCGTCCCTTTCTGGAAGGTCTGCAAGTTGTCGATCACAGGGTTTGCCATAAATTACGCTACACCCGGCGGACTGATGGGCGGTGAGCCGTATCGGATTATGGAACTGACTCCCTATGTAGGCGTAAGTAAAGCTACGTCTTCGGTCATTCTGTATGTGATGATGCACATCTTTTCTCACTTTTGGTTCTGGTTTCTCTCCATATTCTTATATATCTTCCTGTATCCTGTGAATACCTTTATGGCAATATTGCTTACTGCAATAGGGGCATTTTGTCTGTTGGCTATCTATTTCTTTACCCGTGGATATAAAAATGGGATGGCGGTGAAGACTTTCCGGTTCTTACAGAAGGTACCCTTTATCAGGAAGTGGGCGCATAGTTTTGTTGTGAAGCAAAAAGATACTCTGGAACAGATTGATAGTCAGATAGCCTTACTGCATAGCCAGCATAAGATAACTTTCTATAGTTCTTTGCTATTGGAACTTTCGGCACGCATACTCTCCAGTCTTGAAATATACATTATTCTAAGCGTTTTCACACCGGACGTTAACGGGTGGGATTGTGTGTTGATACTGGCCTTCTCCTCTTTGTTCAGTAATCTGATTTTCTTCTTTCCGATGCAACTGGGTGCACGCGAAGGTGGTTTGGCATTGGCTGTGGACGGATTGCACATGTCCCCGGCATTGGGCGTTTATGTGGGGCTGATAACCCGCATACGCGAATTATTATGGATAGCCATCGGAATGGCTTTGATAAAGATCGGTAATAAGAAGTAA
- a CDS encoding DUF6377 domain-containing protein, protein MSRYSVSILFCLFICSGLWAAVKADDDALLLKLDKMIGHREVYQQKVEKEIADIRRTLDYAEDDKLRFDILGNLFTKYRSFRIDTAMIIAKERLQLAESLKDEKLINEGLMNIADVMNKMGKHENALIMLAKVKRTEDVRKDTYFYYLYHTIYLSCYSDAIDESGKQLAWQQLKAYKDTLIAISEPHSSSYITNKCGRLSMSGKWDEAIRLLEDYYGQSTEDNSDRARMEYLLAELYLGKQDTLQARHYLILASLTDIANAKKVYMSLQHLAILLFREGDIARAYNYISCSLEDVNFGKARYRFIDIAEYLPIIQAANDARIKADENRVLFSLLILLILVIALIVAFFFIRKKNTKLLKVKQSLAEQNLRLQEMAENLTRMNEQIRESNHIKEEYIGLLFNICSEYIYKQENDRKALLKIANTGSMADISKTLRGQSSTSDDFKLFISKFDTIFLSIFPNFVESFNALLKEEERVQLKEGELLTPELRIYALIRLGINDNSKIANFLHYSLQTVYNYRMKMRNKAIIPGKDLAIQVQKL, encoded by the coding sequence ATGTCCAGATATTCTGTTTCTATCTTATTTTGTCTTTTTATTTGTTCCGGTCTGTGGGCTGCGGTCAAAGCGGACGACGATGCCCTGCTTTTAAAACTGGATAAGATGATCGGGCATCGTGAGGTTTACCAGCAAAAAGTGGAAAAGGAAATAGCAGACATTCGCCGGACGCTGGATTATGCGGAAGATGATAAACTCAGGTTTGATATATTAGGGAATCTGTTCACTAAATATCGTTCATTTCGGATTGATACGGCTATGATTATCGCAAAGGAGAGGCTGCAACTGGCGGAAAGTCTGAAAGATGAAAAGTTAATCAATGAGGGATTGATGAACATAGCTGATGTAATGAACAAAATGGGGAAGCATGAGAATGCGTTGATTATGCTTGCCAAAGTGAAACGGACAGAAGACGTAAGAAAGGATACTTATTTCTATTATCTATACCACACCATTTACTTATCCTGCTATAGTGATGCCATAGATGAATCCGGCAAACAACTTGCCTGGCAGCAGCTAAAAGCTTATAAAGACACGTTGATTGCGATTAGCGAACCACACTCTTCCAGCTATATTACCAATAAATGCGGTCGCCTGAGTATGTCCGGAAAGTGGGATGAGGCTATCCGGCTGTTGGAGGATTATTATGGGCAAAGTACAGAAGATAATTCAGATAGAGCCAGAATGGAGTATCTTCTGGCAGAATTGTATTTGGGAAAGCAGGATACTTTGCAGGCAAGGCATTATCTTATTCTGGCTTCATTGACTGATATTGCCAATGCCAAGAAAGTGTATATGTCTTTGCAGCATTTGGCAATACTTCTTTTCCGGGAAGGTGACATTGCAAGGGCTTATAATTATATCTCATGTTCCCTGGAAGATGTGAATTTCGGGAAAGCCCGCTATCGCTTTATTGACATTGCCGAATATCTCCCTATCATTCAGGCCGCTAATGATGCACGCATCAAGGCTGATGAAAACCGGGTGCTCTTTTCCCTTTTGATACTCCTGATATTGGTAATAGCCTTGATCGTTGCCTTCTTCTTCATCCGTAAGAAGAATACCAAACTGCTGAAGGTGAAGCAATCGCTGGCCGAACAGAATTTGCGCTTGCAGGAAATGGCTGAGAACCTTACCCGGATGAATGAGCAGATCCGGGAATCGAATCATATCAAGGAAGAATATATCGGATTACTGTTCAATATATGTTCCGAATATATCTATAAGCAGGAGAACGACCGCAAGGCATTGTTGAAGATTGCAAATACAGGCTCTATGGCGGATATATCAAAGACACTTCGCGGACAATCTTCCACTTCCGATGATTTCAAGCTTTTCATCAGTAAGTTTGATACTATATTCCTTTCCATCTTTCCTAATTTTGTCGAGTCGTTTAATGCTCTGTTGAAGGAAGAAGAGCGTGTGCAGCTGAAGGAAGGCGAGTTGCTGACACCCGAGTTGCGTATATACGCTCTCATACGTTTGGGTATAAACGATAATTCAAAGATTGCCAACTTTCTTCATTACTCACTTCAGACGGTTTACAACTACCGGATGAAAATGCGGAATAAAGCGATCATTCCGGGTAAGGATTTGGCAATTCAGGTACAGAAACTGTAG